Below is a window of Halomicrobium mukohataei DSM 12286 DNA.
CCAGATCTGGACGAATAAATCTGATCGGTCCAGTCATACGCAACTACACCCGTCCGTATCAGGGAATCCGGACGCTGTGTTTGAGCGTCCCGACGCCTTCGATCTCGATCTCGACGCTGTCGCCGTCGGCCAGCGGACCGACACCCTCCGGTGTCCCGGTCGCGATCACGTCGCCGGGTTCCAGCGTCATGTAGGCCGTGATCTCCTCGATGAGCTCCGGAATGGAGAAGATGAGGTGTTCGATCGAAGAGGACTGCTTGGTCTCGCCGTTGACGCGCGTCTCGATCGTCGCGTCGTCGGGGACGTGTTCCGGCGTCGCGACGAGGGGGCCGATCGGACACGCGTTGTCGAAGGCCTTCCCGCGAACCCAGTTTTGCTCTCTGTTCTGGTCGTCGCGGTTCGAGAGGTCGTTGACGCAGGTGTAGCCCGCGATCACGTCCTCTGCGTTGCGCTGGCTGACGTTCTTGCACTGCTCGCCGATGACCACGCCCAGCTCCGCCTCGTAGTCGATCCGGTCTTTGTTCGCCAGCAGCGTCACCGTCTTGTCGTGGCTCGCGACGGTGTTGGGCGGTTTCAGAAAGAGGAGCGGCCGATCCGGCACGTCGTTGTCCATCTCGTCGGCGTGCTCCGCGTAGTTGCGACCCACACAGACGATCTTCGTGGGCTCGCAGGGCGGGAGTACGTCGACTTCCTCCGGGGCGTAGGACTCGTCGCCGAAGGCGATGCGGCCGTACGGGCCAGCCGCCGCCGTGACGACCGGCTCACCGTCTTCGACGGTCCACCGTCCACCACGGACGTTCCCCGCAGAGTCGCGAAATCGAACACGCTTCATACGGCCGGCAACACGGCCGGTACTGATAAGCGTTTACACGGGCATTCGAGGGCCGTTGTGCGGTACGACGGCCGCCTAGGGCATCTTCGTCAGTCGTCTTCGGCGGCCCCCGAACTGTCCTCCACGTCGATGGGATCTTCGATGTCTCCCGTGATCGACTCCAGCAGGTCGGTGACGGTCACCATGCCGACGACCTCGCCGTT
It encodes the following:
- a CDS encoding fumarylacetoacetate hydrolase family protein, producing MKRVRFRDSAGNVRGGRWTVEDGEPVVTAAAGPYGRIAFGDESYAPEEVDVLPPCEPTKIVCVGRNYAEHADEMDNDVPDRPLLFLKPPNTVASHDKTVTLLANKDRIDYEAELGVVIGEQCKNVSQRNAEDVIAGYTCVNDLSNRDDQNREQNWVRGKAFDNACPIGPLVATPEHVPDDATIETRVNGETKQSSSIEHLIFSIPELIEEITAYMTLEPGDVIATGTPEGVGPLADGDSVEIEIEGVGTLKHSVRIP